Genomic window (Chryseobacterium bernardetii):
AAGTAAAACTAATATTTTTTCCTTTTTGCCCTTTTTCTATCGTTACACTATTAATGTATGAGGCTGGATTTTCGAAAAATTTAATAGGGCCATTTTTAGCGGCTACCCAAGGGGTTGCTTTTTGATAATTGGGGGATAAAGGATTAAATGAATCCCATTGATACACCATTAAATTAGGATCAAATTTAGGCCCCCAGGAAGCGTCTGCTCCAAAGTTCGCATTATTCAAACCATCAGAAGCCTGTGTACCGAATTTCTGAGAATAGCCGGCACCATATCTTGTCTGATATTCAGGAAAAGTAGACTTATCAATAAATCCTACCTGTACTGCTGAGGAAAATGTAACCCCCCAAGAACCATCATCTTTTCCCTTTCCATTTTTAGTGGTAATAACAATTACTCCATTTAACCCTCTTTCACCATAAAGGGCCGAGGCTGCTGCTCCTTTTAATACGTTAATAGATTCAATATCTTCCTGGTTGATATCAGAAAGAGCATTACCATAATCAATTGAGTTTTCCCTAGTACTGGCATTATTAACAGGTGAGCCATCAATAACAATTAACGGATTTCCACCTGCAAGTGATTTTACTCCTCTTATAACCAAATTGGAAGATCCGCCAAAGTTGTTATTTGTAGTAACATTAAGACCAGCTACCTTACCTGATAGTTGCGCTGCGATATTTCCTGTATTAGTTGTTCCATCTGACAACGCACTTGCTTTGATTTCCTGCGATGCATACCCTAAAGACTTTTTTTCTCTTTTAATACCTAGAGCAGTTACTACCACTCCTTCAATTTCTTTTGCTTTAATTGTATCTTTTTTCTCCTGAGCACTTACAATTGCCATGGAGGAAGTCAATACTAAAACAAGAAGACTTGCTGTTAGTTTCTTCATATCAGTTATTTTTATATCCATACAAATTTGCCGAATATATTCAATAATTCAAACAAAATTGTTAAAAAAAATAAAAAATTATCATAAACAAACAATAAAAACCAATAATTAACAAAAATTTTAAATCAAAACAATCACATATATAAATAAAATACTATTATATTAAAAAATAAATAAAAATAATTCAATTAATTTAACCACATCATACAACTTAATAATCAAACATATTATATTACTAAATAAAAAAACCGCCCGAAGGCGGTATAATATGAATGTTGTTAATACGTTTTTTAATTTTTATCCCAGAAAAGTTTAGTTGTTGCTTTATCACCACCTATTGCATTTGCAGCAGCTGTTACATTAGCATTATTAACTACATATTCTTGATCAGAATATGGCATTCTGTAAGGAATCCCTCCAATATAAGATGATGCCGGAGCTGTAAGTGTAGGGCTATCTAATCTTCTGACAAAGTTCCAAGCAGCAAAAGGATTATTCCACATAGCAACCCATCCTTCGTATCCAATAGATTGCTTCCAGTTTGCAGCATTATATGGGTTAGCTAAGATATAAGCTGCAGCATCTGTTGCAGATATTCCATTTTCAGTCATAGACGCAGTAACTGCAGCAGCATATAAACCTGCCGCTGTTCCTCCCGCATTATATCCTCTCGCCGCAGCTTCTGCTTTCAAGAATAAAACTTCCGTATAACTTAACAAGTTTGCAGGAGCATTACCGGCTAAGAAAGTAGAATTTACATGAGAAAAATCTGAAAATGTGTTTAAATTACCATATTCACCACCTACATAGGCTCCTCCTGTTTGAGTAAAATATGCTGCTCTTCTTGGATCTGATTTAGCATTCATTGGATTTACAATAACATCTGAAGGCAAGAAATCATTTCTACCTGATGCTACCAAATCATCAAACAATGGGTTTGTAAAAGTATTTCCGTCAAACTTTAACGAATAAGAGCTATCATTTGAGTCAATTACCCCACCGCTTATAGCACTTTCTGCTACTAATTTTGATGTAGCAGGATCAACATCCGCAAGATTAATTGCTAATCTTAATTTAATTGAGTTAGCTAGTTTAATCCATTTTTTCATATCTCCTTTGTAAACCAAATCTTCAGGATAACCAGCCTTAGCTTTATTAATTTTTGCTACCGCTGCATCTAATCTAGATATTAAATCAAGATAGATTGATTTGGCATCATCATATTTAGGAGATTTAATAGTTTCTGCTTGCAAAGCCTCTTTATAAGGTACATTACCAAATGTATCTACAATATTTTCCCAAACAAAAATAGAAGCAATTTCTAAAGTAGCCCATTTGTTATTAACTACGTCAGGATCAGCATTAATCTCTGTTGGTAAATCTTTTTTAGCTTGCTCAAGAGGAGCTAATGTATATACATACATTCTTCTGAAGTGGTTCCTTGGCTGAGCTCGAGTAGTCAAATTATAATTGGTTTCCTGCACATAAGTAGTCTCTGTCCATTGCTGTGTAAAAAAACGATAATTATTAAAGTTTACACTACCCGTGTACATATAATAAAATCCTTGAAACATACTTGTTGCCAATAAATTTCCCGTTGGTACAGTTGAAGGGTGCTTTGGATCCTCATTCAGAGAGGTAAGATCGCTTTGACATGAGTTAAAAAGTAGTAATGAAGCAACAACACCTCCAGCGTATAATATATTTTTAAACTTTTTCATTTTAAATAAATTTTATTTTAGAATTTAAAGGTAAAATTAACACCCAATTCTCTTGTTGTAGGAAGAGCTCCTACAGATGATCCATATGAATACAATCCACCCATTTGAGATGATTCAGGGTCAGCATATGGAAGATTCTTATGAATAATCCAGAGGTTT
Coding sequences:
- a CDS encoding SusD/RagB family nutrient-binding outer membrane lipoprotein, with amino-acid sequence MKKFKNILYAGGVVASLLLFNSCQSDLTSLNEDPKHPSTVPTGNLLATSMFQGFYYMYTGSVNFNNYRFFTQQWTETTYVQETNYNLTTRAQPRNHFRRMYVYTLAPLEQAKKDLPTEINADPDVVNNKWATLEIASIFVWENIVDTFGNVPYKEALQAETIKSPKYDDAKSIYLDLISRLDAAVAKINKAKAGYPEDLVYKGDMKKWIKLANSIKLRLAINLADVDPATSKLVAESAISGGVIDSNDSSYSLKFDGNTFTNPLFDDLVASGRNDFLPSDVIVNPMNAKSDPRRAAYFTQTGGAYVGGEYGNLNTFSDFSHVNSTFLAGNAPANLLSYTEVLFLKAEAAARGYNAGGTAAGLYAAAVTASMTENGISATDAAAYILANPYNAANWKQSIGYEGWVAMWNNPFAAWNFVRRLDSPTLTAPASSYIGGIPYRMPYSDQEYVVNNANVTAAANAIGGDKATTKLFWDKN